A stretch of the Papaver somniferum cultivar HN1 chromosome 6, ASM357369v1, whole genome shotgun sequence genome encodes the following:
- the LOC113285393 gene encoding uncharacterized protein LOC113285393 translates to MKSSLLLLLIHRFFLDLTHSHVLTGIVMAVSLSKEGKAYLEGIMDGIDDSSCFQMVNPSLDDAEDNQHYCIDVLPVLENSSFPAVMLNAGSHGQNVYNFSVVPDDGITVSKCPTEQAFMNYLQVPQQSPMCLVAEWDCKTCSILEYSDCSLEVDIDNETTETPKTYDGTVGESTESEGASERVSRWMNGLEIGGKITQALMNHFSMQLKCSSKDKSNQERGPDTPKNRCGRYKRSASFNSRRVAFLFSTLSSIGTIVLIYLTLRVKLINDALIHE, encoded by the exons ATGAAATCTTCTCTGTTGCTTTTACTTATTCACAGATTTTTCTTGGATCTTACTCATTCACAT GTCCTCACAGGCATTGTAATGGCGGTTAGTCTCAGTAAAGAA GGGAAAGCGTACTTGGAAGGAATTATGGATGGAATTGATGATTCTTCATGCTTTCAAATGGTGAATCCAAGTCTTGATGATGCTGAGGATAATCAACATTACTGTATAG ATGTGTTGCCTGTTCTTGAAAATTCTTCCTTCCCCGCGGTGATGTTGAATGCTGGTTCACAT GGCCAAAACGTATATAATTTCTCGGTGGTGCCTGATGATGGAATTACGGTTTCTAAGTGTCCAACAGAACAAGCTTTCATGAACTACTTGCAAGTTCCTCAACAGAGCCCGATGTGTTTGGTTGCAGAGTGGGATTGCAAGACTTGCAGCATTTTAGAATATTCTGATTGCAGCTTGGAAGTAGACATTGATAACGAAACTACAGAAACACCTAAAACTTATGATGGAACTGTTGGGGAGTCGACAGAAAGTGAGGGAGCATCCGAG AGAGTTTCACGCTGGATGAATGGCCTAGAAATTGGTGGAAAAATCACACAGGCTCTCATGAATCACTTCAGTATGCAACTGAAGTGCTCCTCGAAAG ACAAGTCAAATCAAGAGAGGGGTCCTGATACACCTAAGAATAGATGCGGGAGGTATAAACGCAGTGCTTCATTCAACTCGAGAAGAGTTGCTTTTCTTTTCTCAACATT GTCAAGCATTGGAACTATTGTGCTGATATATTTGACGCTCCGAGTGAAGCTGATAAACGATGCACTGATTCATGAATAA
- the LOC113285394 gene encoding uncharacterized protein LOC113285394: MVSFQEQLKFEIISQKKRRWEDNNNIQEVGTEEDFFKKLSKVDHSNQKPSTKSLFFDEYINFFRLENPSDDRKNQSENIQHYNSKNNLEKIITTTTACNKDPIKKRSSSSDRLELSLDLELNLLPYESLKTTATDHNCSEKKNESKDANNDVVKVKRRRPSWMSFNTDQDGEMVAAACMRCHMLVMLSKSSPCCPNCKFIHPPDHHSPMINLFKPRFSSKG, encoded by the exons ATGGTTTCATTTCAAGAACAATTAAAGTTTGAGATAATTTcacagaagaagagaagatggGAAGACaataataatattcaagaagtaGGAACAGAAGAAGACTTTTTCAAAAAGTTATCTAAAGTTGATCATAGTAATCAAAAGCCATCAACAAAATCATTGTTCTTTGATGAGTATATCAATTTCTTCCGCCTTGAAAACCCCTCAGATGATCGGAAAAATCAG TCAGAGAATATACAACATTACAACAGCAAGAATAACCTAGAGAAGATCATAACTACTACTACTGCATGTAACAAAGATCCAATAAAGAAGCGAAGTTCATCATCAGATAGGTTAGAATTGAGTTTAGACCTTGAACTTAATTTACTTCCATATGAGTCCCTTAAGACAACCGCAACTGATCACAATTGTTCCGAGAAGAAAAATGAGAGCAAAGACGCCAACAATGATGTAGTAAAAGTTAAAAGGCGACGTCCTTCGTGGATGTCATTCAATACTGATCAGGACGGAGAGATGGTTGCAGCTGCTTGCATGAGATGTCATATGTTGGTTATGCTTAGCAAGTCATCTCCTTGTTGTCCTAATTGCAAGTTCATTCACCCCCCTGATCACCACAGTCCTATGATCAATCTGTTTAAGCCAAGGTTTAGTTCCAAAGGTTAA